TATCCGTGCCACTGCCATCGCTATCGTCAATTCGCATTTCGCATTTCGCCACGTTTCCAGCCACTTTGGTAAAACATTCCATTCCCAAATTTTGTGCAAGAAAAAGTTGTTCCGAGAAAAGCAAAGCCTCGAAAAGATAACGACGCGATCGCGAATTCGCGATCGCGTCGTTAGATCtttttacaagggaacctctgtAGGTGTGCCCGTCTTCGATCCGAACGAGAGTTACCAGACCAcggtttttggaaaaagcatggtCTGAAAGCCCgaatagatttttcaatttttgacaaatttttgaaaatttaaaattcaccatCTCTGGCGAtttactaagtaggtacatcctaccttattttattttcaccatttctggcCATTGTGAAGCCTTCGGCGAGGTGCCGACGCCATTTTTGATTTCGccggaattttcaaattttttcaaaatacacgaaaattaatttgggcagctaaaaattcagTTGTGGCTCATTACGAGTATCAACCTTATTGAAGCGTTTATCCTCATTCGAGCCGATTTTCAGGTAGAGTcctcggtgattttttttcttcaaaccagtaacaatcaaaattttcggAAATCGGTTGAAATCTGGATAGAACTTTTGATAAGAGAGAGAAAGTCACAACTCGGTGTTTAGCTGCGACCGGGcgacccaaattaatttttaagcattttggaAGGTTATAAAATTcgtgagaaattgaaaattacgccggaggctccagaatggctaggaATGGCGATTGGCGAAACACAGTTCGAGAGAGCTTGTATCAGTTCCGGGActaatttctatcatttttatcGGATCAGTGGGACTTTTCTTTAGAAATGCATAAATCATcgaaaatggcaaatttttaataaaaaattcgccaaaaattaaagaatcaAGTCGGctagctgaaatttttgcaatacttaTTGGTTTCGAACCacgctcttttcaaaaatcgtggtcccgtggTTCTTATGGTGAATGTTTTACCGCATTCACGGCAAACTGCGTATGCAATTCCATAACtcgttgttttcttttttctttaatttttttttgatcaggcATCTATGACCTGATTTACCCGAATACGCGGCGCGTTACAGAAAATTCTCAccagatatacctacctatagttgcaGCGATTCccaatttctttattttcttacaaaatAATTACGTCTTGCGCGAAAGATGAACACGATACTGTAAAACTATTTCAGTTATGTGCGAGcgtacaaattgaaaaaaaaaaaaaaaggtcgaataAACAAAACGCAAACGCGAAACAAAGAATCACTTCTTAATTAAGACTAGAACCAGAACGCTATAcgatatacgtagacgtacatactATACGTATAAGTAAGTACGTAATGTAACGTAACTTAAGTAAGTAGAGTACGTGACAGTTGTGAGAAAATGTCGTCCGTCTAATGgtcgtttctttttctttttttattattttgactcgaatgaaaatactcgtaatataaaGCGTAATTTCTAGAAGCAGCTGCAACAACAGCACATCTCAGCACAATACAACAATTCGTTTAATCTGTTTCCATGTTTTCAGTTTTCCGGTTTTCGTATGTACTTGGGCAATCATTAAAAACCAGTTCGGAACTAGGTATTTGCTGAACATtcgatgattgaaaatttgccgcATTTTCCCACGTCGCGTCGATTGCGAATTCGTTGAAACAAGAAATGAAGAATATATGTATAGGGCTAACCGCGTGATCgatggttttggtttttttttcaaggagaaAAATACGATATGAATTCGGCAATCTCGGATTCCAATCGCAATGCTGCGTCATTGTAGCCGCAAATAAACATTATTTTCGAATTCTGCGAAACTTGGAACAATCATTCTTCGCTAAAAGtctgaaatgcaaaaaaactcCACCAGAATCTACTTATGCAAATCCGAGAAAGGGTGTACGAGTAAAAACAAGGATAACAATCGAACGACGGGAAAAAATTAAGGAGTTTTCGAATAAATCAACAATTGGTCGAGAAGTACATATTATGATGCGttgtaggtatacgagtatattgtgcGAAGGTGCAAATTTATCTAGTCAGGTTTTCACATTGCAGCGTTAAATACCTATATAGCAATTTTCCTGGTTTCACTTTCGtgcaaatatattttttttatcgtaataATGAATAGTTTGAAGTGTTTCTACGTAAAATTTATTTAGATATTGCGAGAAtactacctacctttttttatAGCATAAAAAATGTCATTACCTTACGTAAAACGTAGGCCATTTAGTATCATCGTCGCACAAtctccaaaagttgaattttctcgcATGCTCGTCGACCTCGTAGGTACCTAGCGACCTACTATTCATTTCTTTTACGAAAAATGCGTAtacttataaataattttttttatttatttatttatttatttatttattaagagcCATTTACAGCAACTTAGGCTAGGGGCCCTATATTAAGACAAACTTATGATTAGGGTATATACATATCTAGAAATAAAGTCACAATCAGTACAAAAAAATGGGCTACctgggtttttaaattttaaatttttttatctaatttagtAGAGTAAAGAAATTTAATGACATTGTCTATATGAGTGGGGTCATCAGAAAGGAGGACTTGAAGTTGATTGGAATTTAGAAGTCTGGAGCGTTCATTTTGGTAGGAAGGACAGTCTATTAGTAGATGAGCAATGTTTAAAGGGATGTTGCATTCTGGGCACGAAGGGGGAGGCTGTTTgaggaatatgaattggtgagtaAGAAGAGAGTGACCAGTTCTGAGTCTGGTGAGAAGAACTTCAGATCTACGCTGAAGTTGTTCAGAAGTTTTCCACAAAGATGTagtgttttttattctttttagttTATTTGAGCTAGGGATTAGAgaccatgaaaattgaaacacttcatgcattaaagtttttgaatggaGCTTTAGGTCTGATAGAGGGATTGGAATGTTGGCAAGGGGGAGGTGCAGGTGTGCTTGCTTAGCTATTTTATCAGCCAACTCATTACCATGAATCTGGGAGTGTGAAGGTATCCAGCCTAGTATGGGTGTGCTATTTTGGAAGAGTTGCAGGagttcaataatttcaagtgatataggatgtgaatattttgacctatagttttttattgataaaagagcTGATAGTGAGTCAGTAAAAACTGTAactttatttaatgaaaaatcaagggaATATGTTATTGCAGATTTAATTGCATATAATTCAGCAGTGAGAATGGTGCAAAGGGAGGGGAGAGCAATGGGAATAGAGATATCGTCATGAATGATAGCACATCCAGTGAATTGTTTAGTTTTTGAGCCATCCGTATATATGTGACTGTATTCTTTATACTTgtcaagaagaagaagaaaatgtcttttaagtatgatggggttggtgagatttttattaaattctgtCAAAGATAGGTCAATGATAGGGTTAAAAGATTGCCAAGGTGGGGTAGGGTTTACTAGCAAATGGTgtattttgatgttattttcttCTACTTGTTGTagaaaagattggaattttacAGATAGTGAATGCATAGGAATCATATATTCCAACTTCAAGTTGAAATCTGGGTTTGATTTTATGTTCAAGTATGTTGATGTAGAAATGTACTGTCTACGTATGTCAAGTGGACATTCAGAAGCATCATTGAGGAGACTTACTGTGGGGGTAGTTCTAAATGCTCCAGTGGAAATCCGTACAGCTGTATTTTGGATAGTGTTTAGCCTGCTAAGGCGATTTTCAGGAGCATAGGTATAGATAGAGCATCCATAATCTAAAACTGGTCTGATGAGTGTGCGGTATAGTTTGAGTAAGGTATGACGATCAGAGCCATAAGAGGTGTGTGAAAGTTTCTTAAgtaggttcatttttttgaagcatttagaTCGGATTTCTTCTATATGAGAGGACCAGGAGAGATTATTGTCAAAGTTAATACCTAAGTATTTGATAGTGTTGAGGGTTGGAATTTGAGTATTGTTGAAGTGTATGTTTAGTTCATGAGTACAATTATTTCGTTTGCAAATATGTAGGGCAGCTGATTTggaatgagaaaattttaaaccattttgttGTGACCATGATAGCAGCTGGTCTGTGGCTTGTTGTAGTACGTCGTGACGCGTTGCAATACTTTGATATCTGAATTTTTAACCTACGTGGAGAGTCTGTATACctacacatacctacttactgagACAAGAGACATTGTATGTAAATACGTATAGGTGCGCGTATACGTGGTAGACATAGGTTTAAACACATTTTCAGATGGCTGATGGAATTTCGAGAGACATTCGATATGCAAATTTATGTCcgaatatttttatgaaagtaATAAGCTCGCTGTAAAAGTAGCTCGGTTTGGTGTAGCAGCAATAGCAGCATCGTCTAcgcattatactcgtatttttacgaCGCGACGACATTACTTAACGTATGGAAGTGCCACCGAAAGGAACCCCCCCCCTCGCCCGCCCCTCACCCTCACTCGTAACGAAAACTACGTACTAGGTGGAAAACAAAACGGCAGAGGGTAATAATTCCGCTTTACACCTAAATTATTAATGTTATAAAAAGCGGGAAGACCATTACTCGTGTATTGTTCAACATGGAATGATAGACAGTCCATAAACGTATTTATGAGAAgaactacgtagtacgtagacgTGCGTTAGTCCGCTTTTTACGTCGCGTCGTCggtcagaattttcaatttccaggcGCTATTCCTATTTATTTTATGTCGAAACCGTTTTTCACCGGCCGCGGGGCGGGGCCGAAAAATGCGTTACTATAGCCAACATTTCAGGAGCTGATTGCCCaagtgaattttcgattttcggcgaatttaaaaaaatcaaaatcgagtttaaactgcaaaaaaatccaagttttactAAATTCAcacagaaatctgaaattttgcgtGTACCTTTTCGACTTCCCTAATTGCTTGAAACCGGTTTAAAACCATTTCGAGCAATTCTGGGGCCTGCACcggcagattttcgaaaatttgaaactcgtACAAAATCTTACCCAATaaagttggaaagcaaaaatttaccacgTACGGTACGCTAATTTGAAACATTCCGAGTCGACTAAAAtgtggtttcaagccattctggaacctccagccgCATTTTGATTCGACCATTCGATTTGATAGGTCGAAACTAGGGTACATGCCAATTTTTAGCTTCCTCTAGGTCTATTCGGCTAAGTTccgacttttgattttttcatatggATTTCGACTGATTCGAAGTTGCCGAATCCGAATCTGCCGTCCATTTGGAGTGTCGGTGTGTCGGTTGCAGCTTTAtcgcaaattgaaaaatttttttttcttgcaaaaactCGCCTCTTTTCGGAAACTATGGGAAGTATGGGACCCAGAAAACCTCGTAAAAAGGCGAACttttcgaaaacaattttttggctcaattttgagctgaaaaatgaGCGAATTCCAGTACGAAGGAGGCCCCACGATggaaatctgacaccggaaatgaattcacCGTTTTCGTCGGATGGGGTAGCGACATCGACAGCAAAACCTTTACGCCaagtgtgaaattgaaaaaactcaaaccGATGTTACCGACGATGTTGTTACATTTTGCTTTTATTTAGAAGATGTAgcgaatttggcaaaatttgataaatggcGCATTTTTGATGGGTAGGTAAAGGTAGGTACTCGTCCTTTGAATGTTTCTGTATCCAGGTTGAAAGTTGTTTGATGGTTACAATAAGTAGCCTACGTTGTGTTTGAATGAGTATTGAGTAAGAGAGGTGATACTTTGGTGACTGCATACTTCGTATAAGCGCCTGTTTAGACAAGTagcagataggtacctatattttgtaaAGAATgaacaaataaacaaacaaataaataaattaatagataaacaaaaagtaggtatgtttgAGGAAAGGACTCGACGATGcgatgattgaaaaatcaagacttatgtactcgtacatataactACGCGGATAGGCGACGGGAGGGGACAGGACGGGACCAGCCTACgagataaaattaaataaattccaCTCCGatgaaattgtgtaaaatacGAGCGACCGGATTAAAGAAATGATACCGTTGAACGAGTAGGTATCTGTTTCCTCGCCTTAGCCGCGCCATAACTTATTAATTACATAACTTGCCGCGTACCGCCGGAGAGATGGATACGAGataggcaggcaggcaggcaggcaggtaggtaggtaggtaggtaggtaattaaggaaagaaattttccaaactgtTGAAATGCCGACTGCGCTGCGTCGCTATGCGCGATGTTGTGGGatacggcgcggcgcggcgccaAACCCTATGCCACTTTTCATCTCTTTTTCTGGCTTTTCTATTGCTCTGTGTtggtttttctttctctctccaGCCTCAGTCTGAGCCTGAGCCTTGAGCCTCGGTCTCCTCCATATTACACACACCTGGTCGTgtacatttattttcattctcgTTTGAATGACGGCTCGCGGCGGCAGCAGCGACGGCTGAAAGACGATTTCCACTTATTTGCCAATTTACTAACGTTATATACTCAGATCGCGTGCTGCGTTCGATTGGAtttgtcgcgtcgcgtcgcttATATAATTGCTCCAAATTGTTGGTATTTTatgattacctacttacgtagAGGTACACAAAAGTTGCGATGGCGTAATATTACGAGCAGATAAAGCATTTACTGAATAGGTTGGTGAGCCTGTggggtaccttacctacattctGGTCTGGATACCTACTCGGTAGCTGTATAATTGCTGATGACTcgatattctcaattttttggaattggtagtacgagtataatgaccaaaaaattagctcaaccgcgttccaaaatattcttcCGGTTTCAGGAGTGatatcttttaaaatatttagaCTAAATTCGAGCGtaatatttgccaagaaaactttttaaaacacgaattttaattcaaaaatctcGGTAGAACctgaaagtggtcttggattttaacgGTAAAACGGTAATACGAGTAGCATTTAGATCGACCCAGAATCTTAAATACGTAAATGCACTTTGATTTGAAActgacaagggaggtgccccaggtgacatgcaccgatttcaacgattctcgCACCAttagatagaggacatcgaacatagtctaccacaaaattttcagccgctgaagttgatatttccgCCTTCCGCaaggcgatttttcgattttcacatggcaattttgaaaaaatcgaaaatctccCTGGAATGCtgaagtaggtacatgtatcaacttcagcagctgaaaatttcaccatgggcCAGTCTCATCGTATGTATTGAAATGCGCGCACAAATAATATGAGAGGTGTCGGTATGGGACCGGCGCCGACTATTTTCGGCcaattacctattcaaaattgccatgtgaaaatcgaaaaatcactctggaaggctgaaataatatcaacttcagcagatgaaaatttcaccgtgggctagtctcatcgtACGTATTAAAATTCCCAGATGAAATGAGAGGTTTCGGTATGCAACCTGCGCCGActacttttggtcaatttttcaaaattgccacgtgaaaatcgaaaaatcgccctggttGGCTGAataaatatcaacttcagcggctgaaaattttgtggtaggctatgttcgatgtcctctatccaatggtgcgtTGGTGCgagaatcattgaaatcggtgcatgtTACCTGGGGCACCTTCCTTGTGAGTAGCGATTGAAGCGGAAAACCCTGCacggttttttcgaaaatgtgccCTCTTCGATGGCCCAGCTCATTTCTCTCCTCCAGGAGCACCTCGAGAGCCAAACATTTTTCCGAGTTAATTTCAACTCAGAGCGCGAAGGTCTCTACTgagtttggtcaaaatccgcacACTTGTTTTCTCACCATCCACCCCACCAGGTAACACGTAAGCGTATACATTATAAGTACGTAGTTGTTACTCAGATGAATGCACGAGCAATCTACACATACTTGTTGCTACGCTTTCCTTGAGACACGATTAGGAGACTAAAGGACGACATCTGGCTGACATATGAAAACTTGACTTTACTCACTAGCTCGctggctgcggctgcggctgcggctacATTCTACGAGTACAGTAGGCCTATCTATTACTGTGTAGAAAATTTCTTCAgcacaaaataggtacctataatacatATATGGCATCGCGGATGTTTAGATGCCTGGTTATTTACAATATCAAATCACGTTTGCATTACGTAGACGTACACGACATCGACACGCGCATTCTTCAGTACTtccttaggtaggtaggtatctgctCTGCTGCTGATTTAGGATCCTATACGAGTACTCTCAATCTCAACACTGGATATATCTCTACCTAGGTACAttgaatgtaggtaggtaattctacTTATCGTGTATCGTCAGCACAAGACAGATCATAATTGAATTATTCACGGTGATCGATCATTCGAAGAATAAATATGCTGTGTAGTGTTCGCGTATGGTGTACGGTGTACGGTGTATGGTGTAGCGTACCatatctaattatttttttatgtgtaCCTATCTCATTTCATGCATTACATTCGAAGGAATACACTTTGACCATAAGAATCACGTACCGTACCTACGCGTACGGTCCGAATAGGCAGCAAAACGTGGCCATGTGCATATGTACTCTTATACAAATCGTACGCAGATCGTCAACAGAaaccaattttgggaaaatggcgAGCAATCGGTTAAACAAGTCATCAACGCGCATTTCGCACTTGGCATTATACACGCTCATATGTTATAACAATTcatttgaacagaaaaattttacatgtcTGACTTGAGaagcatcactttttttttaccacagttccaaattttgaaattcgaaaccTGGCAAGGAGTAAAATTTCTGTTCTATAGGTACTTAAATAGGTATGCGTTTTTGCAAAAACATCGTAAAAAGgtaagcaaaaatgaaaattttttaattcccaCCTTAGCTTCgtgttttttatacttattcaaaatgattttttttacatcataaaaagtggcaacactgattttggcaCCAGGAGCAAATAGCTCTCGAGATAtagcataaaattaaaaaaaagtttaagcCGCAAAGTTGATTAGAACCACCTCTACAGTCCTACaggcattaaaaattttcatttggcagccattttgaaaatttaaaaatgtttctccCGCCCGCTAAAAAAATCGTAGGGATCTTCGGTTTGCGCAATCGCTCATCGTTCAATGACCTCTACCGACATGcgaactatgaaaaaaaaaaaaaaaaattagtaagcCGCCGTACTTTTGGCTGATTATTGGtctcagaaaaaatgaacaaaaattaccaacattttGGGAATTACGAGTAGTATTTTCAGCTAACAATAATGATCGTCGTGCCAGGGTTCGTGGTTTTATTTACCTATGTAATATTTTACTCGTAAATCATCTCTATTTATCGCATTTTCTCGGAGACGTCGGTAAGTGAAATTTACGTTGACGCTTCTGCcattgttgtgatttttttccatttccaattatgtactcgtaggtacgtttTGAAATGCGTGTGATTGTCCAGTCTTTACGTAATGGTAATATtggttataggtaggtaataaataaaattattgcgAGATCGCGAATCATTTCGAGcgattttggtatttttttgaatggttcacGTGAGCCGCGAATTGAAGTTTTTCAACGCGCTGATTTCGGGGATTGCCCGACGCAGACTTGGATGTGAACGCCAATGCCAACGCCAACGCCAACGCCGGACGGCCGCCCGGCACTTCCAAGCTATGAAACATCACACGACGAGACGAAATCAAAGCCACAAGAAATATCGcgagtttttatttaatttttgtttttcacgaaCACTTATGCCGCAGAGATTTCCTTATTTTTGCGGCATTCGCCCACGTAGCGGCGCGGCGTGTGTAATGCTGGTAATTGCACACGTACGAATACGCGCGTACCTACTGCCTACCTGTCGTTGGCTGTTACTGTGCTCAGTGCTTATTGCGCTTAGCTGCCTACACAGTacacatatgtatgtacatatgtacatgtacatgtacatacattGTTGTGAACTCAGCTGGTCTAATTGGTTCCGGTCACATCGCATGCTCGTTGTCCGCGTCCGCGTCCGCGTCCGCGTCCGCGGTCCGCATTCCCAAAACAAATCCCAGCTACGAGCTACGAGCTGGTGATA
The sequence above is a segment of the Planococcus citri chromosome 3, ihPlaCitr1.1, whole genome shotgun sequence genome. Coding sequences within it:
- the LOC135840786 gene encoding uncharacterized protein LOC135840786 → MNLLKKLSHTSYGSDRHTLLKLYRTLIRPVLDYGCSIYTYAPENRLSRLNTIQNTAVRISTGAFRTTPTVSLLNDASECPLDIRRQYISTSTYLNIKSNPDFNLKLEYMIPMHSLSVKFQSFLQQVEENNIKIHHLLVNPTPPWQSFNPIIDLSLTEFNKNLTNPIILKRHFLLLLDKYKEYSHIYTDGSKTKQFTGCAIIHDDISIPIALPSLCTILTAELYAIKSAITYSLDFSLNKVTVFTDSLSALLSIKNYRSKYSHPISLEIIELLQLFQNSTPILGWIPSHSQIHGNELADKIAKQAHLHLPLANIPIPLSDLKLHSKTLMHEVFQFSWSLIPSSNKLKRIKNTTSLWKTSEQLQRRSEVLLTRLRTGHSLLTHQFIFLKQPPPSCPECNIPLNIAHLLIDCPSYQNERSRLLNSNQLQVLLSDDPTHIDNVIKFLYSTKLDKKI